In the genome of Gemmatimonadaceae bacterium, one region contains:
- a CDS encoding GGDEF domain-containing protein, with product MTGTSLTDAAPLLSAVALLVSILGWRLLHQQLQGQRREDHSLREQVRRLHEAMHASADGLFVLQAMRDEHGVITDFRITDVNGIGASLLRRSADTLTGRSLRGDLASPFAEQLFERYVWALSTGSPIVEDVRVHRQHLAARWVLHQAMPMSDGLAVTVRDISQRKREERTLRRASLTDDLTGLYNRRGFMALADQQLRMARRNGRDCVVLYADMDGFKQLNDDHGHAVGDKALILVGRLLRETVRDCDVVARLGGDEFTILACDADGTGARIIQKRIEERLAVANSSGELPAPLQLTIGYTRVRPSDHSSVTELLARADQLLYARKRRRHLTRLHGTPTVTTETHAARPRGPRRTPRVAPVAVPADVAAVAIAAARNLPVRTPVADPMPMVPPLRLHVSS from the coding sequence ATGACCGGAACCAGTCTCACGGATGCCGCGCCCCTGCTCTCGGCCGTGGCGTTGCTCGTGTCGATCCTCGGCTGGCGGCTGCTCCATCAGCAGTTGCAGGGGCAGCGCCGCGAAGATCACTCGCTCCGGGAACAGGTCCGCCGCCTGCACGAAGCGATGCATGCCAGTGCCGACGGACTCTTCGTGCTGCAGGCCATGCGCGACGAACACGGGGTCATCACGGACTTCCGCATTACGGACGTGAACGGCATCGGCGCGTCGCTGCTGCGGCGGTCCGCGGACACGCTCACCGGACGGTCGCTGCGGGGCGATCTGGCGAGCCCCTTCGCCGAACAGCTGTTCGAGCGCTATGTGTGGGCGCTGTCCACGGGTTCCCCGATCGTCGAGGACGTGCGCGTACACCGGCAGCATCTCGCGGCACGCTGGGTCCTGCACCAGGCAATGCCCATGAGTGACGGCCTCGCGGTGACGGTACGCGACATCTCCCAGCGCAAACGCGAAGAGCGGACGCTGCGCCGCGCGTCCCTCACCGATGATCTGACGGGGCTCTACAACCGCCGCGGGTTCATGGCGCTGGCCGATCAGCAGCTGCGCATGGCGCGGCGCAATGGTCGCGATTGCGTGGTGCTGTATGCGGACATGGATGGCTTCAAGCAGCTCAACGACGACCACGGGCACGCCGTGGGCGACAAGGCGCTGATTCTCGTGGGGCGCCTCCTGCGCGAAACCGTCCGTGACTGCGATGTGGTGGCCCGACTTGGCGGTGACGAGTTCACGATTCTCGCCTGCGACGCCGACGGCACCGGCGCGCGCATCATTCAGAAGCGCATCGAGGAGCGTCTCGCCGTTGCCAACAGCAGCGGGGAGCTCCCAGCGCCGCTGCAGCTCACGATTGGCTACACCCGCGTGCGCCCGAGTGATCACTCGAGCGTGACCGAACTCCTCGCGCGCGCGGATCAGCTGTTGTACGCCCGCAAGCGGCGCCGACACCTCACGCGGTTGCATGGAACGCCAACCGTCACGACCGAAACGCACGCGGCACGTCCGCGCGGCCCGCGTCGCACGCCGCGCGTGGCGCCGGTGGCTGTGCCGGCCGATGTGGCGGCCGTCGCGATCGCCGCTGCACGCAACCTGCCCGTTCGTACGCCGGTCGCCGATCCGATGCCGATGGTTCCGCCGCTCCGGCTACACGTCAGCTCGTAG
- a CDS encoding DUF485 domain-containing protein: MTPPSGSSPDASRPAPSADALRATRQVAAQRWRIAILLTIGMVLVYFGFIALVAFAPARLGALLTDGLSIGIVLGACVIVAAWLLTYVYVRWANTVYDPALAALRDQHTGGRR, translated from the coding sequence ATGACGCCTCCCTCCGGATCTTCCCCCGATGCGTCCCGCCCGGCCCCGTCGGCGGACGCCCTCCGCGCCACCCGACAGGTGGCCGCCCAGCGCTGGCGGATCGCGATCCTGCTGACGATCGGCATGGTGCTGGTCTACTTCGGGTTCATCGCCCTCGTTGCCTTCGCCCCGGCGCGTCTGGGCGCGCTGCTGACCGATGGGCTGAGCATCGGCATTGTGCTTGGCGCCTGCGTGATCGTGGCCGCGTGGCTCCTCACGTACGTCTACGTGCGCTGGGCGAACACGGTCTATGACCCGGCGCTCGCCGCGCTGCGCGACCAGCATACCGGAGGCCGCCGATGA
- a CDS encoding vitamin K epoxide reductase family protein has translation MSIRKFIAVLALVNALVALYLHLWKLGMVGSLACTGSGGCEYVQGSRFGWFLGVDVALIGTVGYTLLFVAAIVGSLPSLEDAVWPATLLQLLVWPAVLFTVRLKYGEFIVLKSFCPWCAISAVSITTCAVLVTLEKKRVRALGGG, from the coding sequence GTGAGCATCCGCAAGTTCATCGCCGTGTTGGCCCTCGTGAACGCCCTGGTGGCGCTCTATCTCCACCTGTGGAAATTGGGCATGGTGGGCTCGCTGGCGTGTACCGGGAGCGGCGGCTGCGAGTACGTGCAGGGGAGCCGCTTCGGCTGGTTTCTGGGCGTCGATGTCGCGCTGATCGGCACGGTGGGGTACACCCTGCTGTTCGTGGCGGCGATCGTTGGCTCGCTGCCGAGCCTTGAAGACGCGGTGTGGCCGGCGACGCTGCTGCAGCTGCTGGTGTGGCCGGCGGTGCTCTTCACGGTGCGCCTCAAGTACGGCGAGTTCATCGTGCTCAAGAGCTTCTGCCCGTGGTGCGCGATTTCGGCGGTGTCGATTACGACGTGCGCGGTCCTGGTGACGCTCGAGAAGAAGCGGGTGCGAGCGCTAGGGGGCGGTTGA
- a CDS encoding ubiquinone/menaquinone biosynthesis methyltransferase, giving the protein MTLPPPTSRPVRLGDLDVAAHLADPQRKQAFVTPMFDVIAPRYDAFTRLFSFGMDAGWKREALAAVQAVVARERLEVREALDLASGTGDVACALARAWPRARVTALDASPRMIEAAHGRLAGVDRDVADRVAPVVGDMMALPQPDASIDVVTASYGIRNVPSAAQSVREIARVLRAGGLLATIDFYRPAARWWRTLFLWYLRTAGNLVGWLWHRDPVVYGYIAHSIDAFMSDADFARLLEREGFEVVSGRRYLFGGVVRHVARKR; this is encoded by the coding sequence ATGACGCTGCCGCCCCCCACCTCCCGCCCCGTTCGCCTCGGCGATCTCGACGTTGCGGCGCATCTCGCCGATCCGCAGCGGAAGCAGGCGTTCGTGACGCCGATGTTCGACGTCATCGCGCCGCGCTACGACGCGTTCACGCGGCTCTTCTCCTTCGGGATGGACGCCGGGTGGAAGCGCGAAGCGCTCGCGGCCGTGCAGGCCGTGGTGGCGCGCGAGCGTCTCGAGGTGCGCGAGGCGCTCGATCTGGCCAGTGGCACCGGGGATGTGGCCTGCGCCCTGGCGCGCGCGTGGCCGCGGGCGCGGGTGACGGCGCTCGATGCCTCGCCCCGCATGATCGAGGCGGCTCATGGTCGCCTGGCGGGCGTGGATCGCGATGTGGCCGATCGCGTCGCACCGGTGGTGGGCGACATGATGGCGCTCCCGCAGCCCGATGCGTCGATCGATGTCGTGACGGCGAGCTACGGCATTCGCAATGTGCCGAGTGCGGCGCAGAGTGTGCGGGAGATCGCGCGCGTGCTGCGTGCCGGCGGTCTGCTGGCGACCATCGATTTTTATCGCCCCGCCGCACGCTGGTGGCGGACGCTCTTTCTGTGGTACCTGCGCACGGCCGGCAATCTGGTCGGCTGGCTCTGGCACCGTGACCCGGTCGTGTACGGCTACATCGCGCACAGCATCGACGCCTTCATGAGCGACGCCGACTTTGCGCGGCTCCTCGAGCGCGAGGGGTTCGAGGTCGTGAGTGGCCGCCGCTATCTGTTCGGCGGCGTGGTGCGCCACGTGGCGCGGAAGCGATGA
- a CDS encoding protein kinase, whose protein sequence is MPLISSSTDHEPTASPPPHLASWSLPPGWSWGDEAVQREHRHYQEVVDALGRSLSLVSVQNEAHGEWLQHEARALAHRNHPSIPTTYHYWASYQESRRGPGYLRRWISGETVWSRVMRLGPDGIPFALQVLREAGATLAYLHDTGSAHGAVSPSTVWLTPGGRLWLLGWEWVLPREHRPAGLIPDEAFTPWAPEWAPGEWKPTTASDQWQLAAMLFVMLTGETAPHDHVPPLSLLRPECPQALGTVIQRALDPDPDARYPSIAAMLRELDRNVSVRPMFIAPEGDELPSTLASAEGRLRWATSDDYEILAPLGSGMFGSVWRARDLSLSREVAIKVLHPHIAKDDVAVARFRREARLAAQLAHAAIVPIYDSDSRGGIVWYTMELAEGGSVAQLVSRSGPRPFEEIAPQVDEVLEALHAAHTSGIIHRDLKPENILIDRFRRWRIGDFGIAYALGDEKAGTSGTPSFAAPEQLLGEAQGPATDCYAIASIVFFVLTGKPPFGDGKAEMILAQQLSDTLPERLQELGFAEELGSWLARGLAQRVDDRFEDAQEMRAAWREVVRAMRRAEDQRPWWRRLLEGPSSDEEAPPPEW, encoded by the coding sequence ATGCCCCTGATCAGCTCCTCCACCGACCACGAGCCTACCGCCTCGCCGCCGCCCCACTTGGCGTCGTGGTCGCTGCCGCCTGGGTGGTCGTGGGGCGACGAGGCCGTGCAGCGGGAGCATCGCCACTATCAGGAAGTGGTGGACGCCCTGGGACGCTCGCTGTCGCTCGTGAGCGTGCAGAACGAGGCGCACGGTGAGTGGCTGCAGCATGAGGCGCGCGCGCTCGCCCATCGCAACCATCCCTCGATTCCCACCACGTATCACTACTGGGCGTCGTATCAGGAGAGTCGGCGCGGACCGGGCTATCTGCGGCGCTGGATCAGCGGCGAAACCGTCTGGTCGCGCGTGATGCGCCTGGGGCCGGATGGCATTCCGTTCGCGCTCCAGGTGCTGCGCGAAGCGGGGGCCACCTTGGCCTATCTGCATGACACGGGGAGCGCGCACGGCGCGGTGTCGCCCAGTACAGTCTGGCTGACGCCGGGCGGGCGCCTCTGGCTGCTCGGCTGGGAGTGGGTGTTGCCGCGCGAACATCGACCGGCCGGGCTGATCCCCGACGAGGCGTTTACCCCGTGGGCCCCCGAGTGGGCGCCCGGCGAGTGGAAGCCCACGACGGCGTCCGATCAGTGGCAGCTGGCGGCGATGCTCTTCGTCATGCTGACCGGTGAAACCGCGCCGCACGATCACGTGCCGCCGCTGTCCTTGTTGCGCCCCGAGTGCCCGCAGGCGCTCGGGACCGTCATTCAGCGTGCGCTCGACCCCGATCCCGACGCGCGCTATCCGAGCATCGCGGCGATGCTGCGCGAACTTGATCGGAATGTGTCGGTCCGGCCGATGTTCATCGCCCCCGAAGGCGACGAGCTGCCGAGCACATTGGCGTCGGCGGAAGGGCGTCTGCGGTGGGCCACGTCCGACGACTACGAGATTCTCGCCCCGTTGGGGAGCGGGATGTTCGGCAGTGTGTGGCGCGCCCGTGACCTCTCGCTCTCGCGCGAGGTGGCCATCAAGGTGCTGCATCCGCACATCGCGAAGGACGACGTCGCGGTGGCGCGCTTCCGGCGCGAAGCGCGTCTGGCGGCACAGCTTGCGCACGCAGCCATCGTGCCGATCTACGACAGTGACAGCCGTGGCGGCATCGTCTGGTACACGATGGAGCTCGCCGAAGGGGGGTCGGTGGCGCAGTTGGTGTCGCGCTCAGGACCGCGCCCCTTCGAGGAGATCGCGCCGCAGGTCGATGAAGTGCTCGAGGCGCTGCACGCCGCGCACACGAGCGGGATCATTCACCGGGATCTCAAGCCGGAGAACATCCTCATCGATCGCTTCCGGCGGTGGCGCATTGGCGACTTCGGCATCGCCTACGCGTTGGGCGATGAGAAGGCGGGTACCAGTGGGACGCCGAGCTTCGCCGCACCGGAGCAGCTGTTGGGAGAAGCGCAGGGGCCGGCGACCGACTGCTATGCCATCGCGAGCATTGTGTTCTTTGTGCTCACCGGCAAGCCGCCGTTCGGAGATGGCAAGGCGGAGATGATTCTCGCCCAGCAGCTCTCCGACACGCTGCCGGAGCGTCTGCAGGAGCTCGGGTTTGCCGAGGAGCTGGGCTCGTGGTTGGCGCGCGGGCTCGCGCAGCGCGTGGACGATCGCTTCGAGGACGCGCAGGAGATGCGCGCGGCCTGGCGGGAAGTGGTCCGGGCCATGCGGCGGGCGGAAGATCAGCGGCCGTGGTGGCGCCGCCTGCTGGAAGGACCCAGTAGCGACGAAGAAGCGCCGCCACCAGAGTGGTGA
- a CDS encoding sodium/solute symporter (Members of the Solute:Sodium Symporter (SSS), TC 2.A.21 as described in tcdb.org, catalyze solute:Na+ symport. Known solutes for members of the family include sugars, amino acids, nucleosides, inositols, vitamins, urea or anions, depending on the system.), with protein sequence MQAPAAAAATSFGKPDPVAIGFFAVFITITLGITYWAARRTRTAEHFYAAGRSVTAGQNGFALAGDYMSAASFLGIAGLVSTSGFDGLIYSTGWLVGWPVVLFLIAEPLRNLGRYTFADVVAARLNPTPVRISAAYGTLATIAFYLIAQMVGAGSLIRLLFGIPYETAVMIVGAAMMAYVLFGGMLATTWVQIVKAFLLLGGAAMLALMVLAKFGFNPSALFAAAAKANGAGVLAPGKLVSNPADAISLGLALMFGTAGLPHILMRFYTVPDAQTARKSVFIATGLIGLFYLMTFILGFGAMVLVGPATIKGIDAGGNMAAPMLAELLGGRAFLGFIAAVAFATILAVVAGLALSGAAAISHDLWSSVVRKGQPKPGEEIRVARLATIALALVAIALGMAFKGQNVAFMVGLAFAIAASANFPALVLSVFWRRTSTAGAAASMIVGTTATLGLIALSPAVQVDLLHHASAVFPLKNPALVTIPLSFLTGILVSVVAPDRDADARFAALEAQTLLGDH encoded by the coding sequence ATGCAGGCGCCAGCCGCTGCCGCGGCGACGAGCTTCGGGAAACCGGATCCCGTCGCCATCGGCTTCTTCGCGGTCTTCATCACGATCACGCTGGGCATCACCTACTGGGCGGCCCGCCGTACGCGCACCGCCGAGCACTTCTACGCCGCCGGCCGCTCGGTGACGGCCGGCCAGAATGGCTTCGCGCTGGCGGGCGATTACATGAGTGCCGCATCGTTCCTCGGAATCGCCGGCCTCGTGTCTACCAGCGGCTTCGATGGCCTGATCTACTCCACCGGGTGGCTCGTCGGCTGGCCCGTCGTGCTCTTCCTCATCGCCGAGCCGCTGCGCAATCTCGGCCGCTATACCTTTGCCGATGTGGTGGCCGCGCGGCTCAATCCCACCCCGGTGCGCATCAGCGCCGCGTACGGCACACTCGCCACGATCGCGTTCTATCTCATCGCGCAGATGGTCGGCGCCGGCAGTCTCATTCGCCTGCTCTTCGGCATTCCGTACGAAACGGCGGTGATGATCGTGGGCGCGGCGATGATGGCGTACGTCCTCTTTGGCGGCATGCTCGCCACGACGTGGGTGCAGATCGTGAAGGCGTTCCTGCTCCTGGGTGGCGCGGCCATGCTCGCGCTGATGGTGCTCGCCAAGTTCGGCTTCAATCCGAGCGCCCTCTTTGCGGCAGCGGCGAAGGCCAATGGCGCCGGCGTGCTCGCACCCGGCAAGCTCGTCTCGAACCCCGCCGATGCGATCTCGCTGGGACTGGCGCTCATGTTCGGCACCGCGGGGCTGCCGCACATTCTGATGCGCTTCTATACCGTGCCCGATGCGCAGACGGCGCGGAAATCGGTGTTCATCGCCACGGGGCTCATCGGCCTCTTCTACCTGATGACGTTCATCCTGGGCTTCGGCGCCATGGTGCTGGTTGGCCCAGCCACGATCAAGGGGATCGACGCCGGCGGCAACATGGCCGCCCCGATGCTCGCCGAGCTCCTCGGCGGACGCGCCTTCCTCGGTTTCATCGCGGCCGTAGCCTTTGCCACCATTCTCGCCGTCGTCGCCGGCCTCGCCCTGTCGGGGGCCGCCGCGATCTCCCACGATCTCTGGTCAAGTGTCGTGCGGAAGGGACAGCCCAAGCCGGGCGAAGAGATTCGCGTCGCGCGTCTCGCCACCATCGCGCTCGCCCTGGTGGCGATCGCCCTCGGCATGGCCTTCAAGGGGCAGAACGTGGCGTTCATGGTGGGCCTCGCCTTCGCCATCGCGGCCAGCGCGAACTTCCCCGCCCTAGTGCTGAGCGTGTTCTGGCGCCGCACGAGCACGGCGGGGGCCGCCGCCAGCATGATCGTGGGAACGACGGCGACATTGGGGCTGATCGCCCTTTCGCCCGCCGTCCAGGTGGATCTGCTCCACCATGCGTCGGCCGTCTTCCCGCTCAAGAACCCGGCGCTCGTCACGATCCCGCTCTCCTTCCTCACCGGGATCCTGGTCTCCGTGGTCGCCCCGGACCGCGATGCCGACGCGCGCTTCGCCGCGCTCGAGGCGCAGACCCTGCTGGGCGATCACTGA
- a CDS encoding MFS transporter, with the protein MTSESTDTPPASTGSISRAWYAVAILTIANVSGFVDRQILNLLVEPIKRDLHITDTQVSLLMGLSFVVFYSVLGLPIGRWVDRGHRPRIVALGAAVWSLMTAFTGMASSYAQLFAARIGIGVGEATLGPAAVSIIADRFPRRQLGLAMSTYMMGTFAGSGVAYALGAYVVGRFSGEGRMTVPFVGDVFPWQVAFFIIGLPGLLVAALALTMGEPRPVATRAARANEPGVSSDLVAYVRRHARTILALSLGFACSASVNYGMGAWLPAFFLRAHGWPVAKTGALMGVLTGILGPLGVIAGGRLTDYWTRKGHVDAPIRVGMVGALGMLVLAGTFPLLSDANLAAALLLPVNVFAALPWGAANAAIAEAMPARLRGQGSAVYQLVVNLLSGALGPTAVALLTDHVFNAPDGVRWSISVNSVIGMTITLALLAWARPAYRATVAAAAER; encoded by the coding sequence ATGACCTCCGAATCGACCGACACGCCCCCGGCGTCGACAGGCTCCATTTCCAGAGCGTGGTATGCGGTCGCGATTCTTACGATCGCGAATGTGTCCGGCTTCGTGGATCGCCAGATCCTGAACCTGCTCGTCGAGCCCATCAAGCGCGACCTCCACATCACCGACACGCAGGTGAGCCTCCTGATGGGGCTGAGCTTTGTGGTGTTCTACTCGGTGCTGGGGTTACCGATCGGACGGTGGGTGGATCGCGGACATCGCCCGCGCATCGTGGCGCTGGGCGCCGCCGTGTGGAGCCTCATGACGGCCTTCACCGGAATGGCCTCGAGCTATGCGCAGCTGTTTGCCGCGCGCATCGGCATCGGCGTGGGCGAAGCCACGCTGGGGCCGGCGGCGGTGTCGATCATCGCCGACCGCTTTCCGCGCCGACAGCTCGGTCTCGCGATGAGCACGTACATGATGGGGACGTTCGCTGGCAGCGGCGTGGCGTACGCGTTGGGCGCGTACGTCGTGGGGCGCTTCAGTGGCGAAGGACGCATGACCGTGCCCTTCGTGGGTGACGTCTTCCCGTGGCAGGTGGCCTTCTTCATCATCGGGCTGCCTGGTCTGCTCGTCGCGGCGCTCGCGCTCACCATGGGCGAGCCGAGACCCGTCGCCACGCGAGCCGCCCGCGCGAACGAGCCGGGGGTGTCGAGCGATCTCGTCGCGTACGTGCGGCGCCACGCGCGCACCATCCTCGCGCTGTCGCTGGGCTTTGCCTGCTCGGCCAGCGTGAACTACGGCATGGGCGCGTGGCTGCCCGCATTCTTCCTGCGCGCGCACGGATGGCCGGTGGCCAAGACGGGTGCGCTGATGGGCGTACTGACGGGTATCCTCGGCCCGCTCGGCGTGATCGCCGGTGGTCGCCTCACCGACTACTGGACGCGCAAGGGTCACGTCGATGCCCCCATTCGCGTGGGCATGGTGGGCGCGTTGGGCATGCTGGTGCTCGCCGGAACCTTTCCCCTGCTCAGCGACGCGAATCTCGCCGCGGCACTGCTCCTGCCGGTGAATGTCTTTGCCGCGTTGCCGTGGGGCGCCGCCAACGCGGCCATTGCCGAAGCCATGCCGGCGCGACTGCGCGGGCAGGGGAGCGCCGTGTATCAGCTCGTGGTGAATCTGCTCTCGGGCGCGCTCGGCCCCACCGCGGTGGCGCTGCTTACCGACCATGTCTTCAACGCACCGGATGGCGTGCGGTGGAGCATCTCGGTGAACTCGGTGATCGGCATGACGATCACGCTCGCGCTGCTCGCGTGGGCGCGTCCGGCGTATCGGGCCACGGTGGCGGCGGCGGCGGAGCGGTAG
- a CDS encoding 4'-phosphopantetheinyl transferase superfamily protein — MPFPSGPTTGHSSPAAATALPRVHGTPAHAHRPDVQLVPVPCPVITSDEEWREQRVALIDSGRLHAREATMADLLPVARRGTFVGGRMAMREALTSVLGVDTVPPVMRNSRGAPVLPPGVTGSISHKRELALAAVTRQDQAVRHVGVDLEMRPSLADLERPSIAPRILTTTERAELTAEQLDPLVERERVLVHFAVKEAVYKAIDPFVERYVGFTEVELIVDANGTAEVALLLPEPVVQDVRVEAQWFVDGDWLVATAFSYR, encoded by the coding sequence ATGCCATTCCCATCGGGCCCGACGACGGGTCACTCGTCCCCAGCGGCAGCGACGGCGTTGCCGCGTGTGCACGGCACGCCGGCGCACGCCCATCGGCCGGATGTGCAGTTGGTCCCCGTGCCGTGCCCGGTGATCACCAGCGACGAGGAGTGGCGCGAACAGCGCGTCGCGTTGATCGATAGCGGGCGGCTGCATGCGCGCGAGGCCACCATGGCCGACCTGTTGCCGGTGGCCCGCCGCGGCACCTTCGTCGGTGGGCGCATGGCCATGCGCGAAGCGCTCACCTCGGTGCTGGGCGTGGATACCGTTCCGCCCGTGATGCGCAACTCGCGCGGCGCGCCGGTGCTTCCGCCGGGCGTGACGGGCTCCATTTCACATAAGCGCGAGTTGGCGCTGGCGGCGGTCACGCGCCAGGATCAGGCCGTACGCCATGTGGGCGTGGATCTGGAAATGCGGCCATCGCTCGCCGATCTCGAACGCCCCTCGATCGCGCCGCGCATCCTGACCACCACCGAGCGCGCCGAGCTGACCGCGGAGCAGCTGGATCCCCTGGTGGAGCGCGAACGCGTACTCGTCCACTTTGCGGTGAAGGAAGCGGTCTACAAGGCGATCGACCCGTTCGTCGAACGCTATGTCGGCTTCACCGAAGTGGAGCTGATCGTGGATGCCAACGGCACCGCCGAAGTCGCCCTGCTGCTCCCGGAGCCGGTCGTGCAGGATGTGCGTGTCGAAGCGCAGTGGTTCGTGGACGGCGACTGGCTCGTCGCGACCGCGTTCTCGTACCGCTAG